The region GAGGCGCAGGCCCAGGGGGCCGACGATCGCCTCACGGTCGAGCTCGCGGCGCTGCGCGGGGCTGAGGCCCTCCGCGCGCACGAGCGCGACCAACGCGTCGATGGGCTCGCCCCGGTCGTAGAGCTCCTGGACAGCCCGCAATCGTTCAGCGACAGCGTCGCTCATGGGTGCGGGTGTCATAGGGGAGGCACCGCCCTTCGCCAGACCTGTGTTCAGAAAATGGTAATGCTGCCAGGACACTGCCAGACCTGACTTGGGACAGCCTGTGAATATCGTGTGATCCGGCGCGTGACGCGCCGATGGCGAAGGGTGACCTGTCAGGGACCCGGCCTGATCCGAGGCGTCACCCGCGGCCGTCCCAGCGGGCCGTGCGCATGTCGGCCCGCGCGCCCCGGGTCGGGGTGCCCTCGGCCCGCCATCTCGCCAGGCACTCGGCCTCCAGACCGGCCGCCGGGGTCCCGTCGGCGCGGATGACCCGCCACCACGGCACGGCACCGCCCCACAGGGACATCACCCGGCCGACCTGCCGGGGGCCGCCCTCGCCGAGATACTCGGCGACGTCCCCGTACGACATGACCTTGCCGGGCGGGATCCGGTCCACCACGTCGAGCACCCGTTCGGCGTACGGCGGGGGCTCGCGGCCGGTCTCAGACACTCCAGTCGGCGGGCCCGGCCGCGATGATCTCTTCGAGCTTGCCGAACTCGTAGGTCGCCGCCCCGTTGATCTGCTCGACGACCCCGTTCCTGATGCCGTACTCTTCGCCGTCCTCGCCCACCAGCCGGGCTCCCATGAGGTCGGTGAGCCGGGCGAGCTGGGCGACCTGCCAGTCCGACCCCGGCCGGCCCACGAGCCGTCCGGACCAGGTCGCGATCTGGCGCACGGAGTCGCCGTGGCGCGCCAGGACCTCGCCCGCCTCGTGCGACCCCCGCAGCTCGAATCCGGCCTGCGCCGAGACGCTCGCGAGTTCGGCGTAGGCGAGCGGTGCATCACGCTCTACGCGCAGCTCGTACCCCATGAGCCGCGACCTTAGCGAAAATTGACCCGGCTCTGTGACCGGAAACGCGAACAACTGGAAGACCGCGCCCGAAATGCCGCCAAACGGCGGCCAACATGTGATCACCGGCGGCTGAGCGCGAGGGCGCCGGCGCAGAAACCGCCGATCCCGAGGACGATGGCGATGCCGTAGACCCAGAGCCTAACCGGATCCGGCCCCGGGCGCGCGGGCGCCCGTGAGACCGCGCCCTTGCCGAAGTGCGCGTCGTCCTGGACCGCCGACGCCTGGCCGTATCCGACGAGTTCTCCGGCTTTCGCGAGGGCTGCCGCCGCGTCCACTACTCCGAATCCGACTTTGTCGTCATAACCGGCGGGCGGATGGGGACGCGACGTCGCGGTCAGCGCCCGTGAGACCAATTCAGGCGGCAGATCCGGATATTTCGCCTTAATAAGCGCGATGGTTCCCGCGACAATCGCGCTGGCCACTCCGGTGCCCGACGCCGTGCCCCGGCGTCCGCCGGGAAGCGCGACCGGCACCCGTTCTCCCGGCGCGGCGACCAGGACCGAAAGGTTGTCGCTGCTGCCGGAGGTCTTGCCGCCCCGCCGGTCGACCGCCCCCACGCCCACCACTCCGGGATATCCCGCCGGGAACGCCCAGAAGGAGGTGCCGTTCTGCCGCGCGTACTCCGACTGGCCCGCGTCGCCCACCGCGGCCACGAGCACGGCGCCCCTGGTCAGCGCGAAGGAGATGGCGTCGCGCTCCACCCGGTCGACGCCATACGCCGGGACGGGCAGGCAGATGACCTTCGCGCCCTGGGCGGCGGCGTACCGGATGCCCCGGGCGAGCGGGCTGTCGCGCGTCTCCTCCGGCCGTTCCTCCGGATCGACGTAGTCGCGCTCCGGCCGGTTCACCACGACGGGAAGCGACAGCACCCGCGCCTCCGGCGCGACGCCCGAGAGCCCGCCGCCGCTGCCACTCCCCGCGATCACCGACGCCAGCGCGGTCGCGTCGTCGCCCGGACGCTGCGTCTCGTCGCCGAGCACCGTGCCCGTCATGTCCGGGCCGTGCTCGACCCGGCCGGCCAGTTCGGGCAGCCCGGAGTCGGGCTGGCCGCCGCCGAGGAGGGCCACGACCACCCCGGCGCCCTTGGTCACCTTCCAGGCGGCGGCCGCGTTGACGACGTCGAGCGCCCAGCGCTCCTCCCCGCCGCCCGGTACGGCAGCCCGTGTGGCCGCCGGCGCGACGGCCGGGACGGTGTCCTCCGGCAGGACGGCCGCGGAGACCGCCGGGCCGGTCCCGAGCAGGAGGGCCGCCAGCGCCGCGCCGAGCGAGACCACCCTCAGCACGCGTTCCCCTGGGTGCAGCGGGGGACGTCCGGGGGCTCTCCGAGGGCACGCGCGATGCGCCCGGCCAGGGTCTGGGCCAGGGGCCACATCTCGCTGTTCACCTGTTCCTCCAGGGGGACGGACGCGCGTGTCCTTCCGTCTGTGTACCCCACTGTGAGGAAGACGATGTACGGCCCGGCGCCCACCCAGCCGGTGCGCTGCCGCTGGGCCGCGCCGAACGAGTCAGTGACCGTGCCGGGGAAGGCCACCGGCCGCACCCCCACCCGGTCGTCCACGGGCAGGTCGGCCGCCGCGCCGGCGCGGGCGTCCTCGCTCGGCATGACGGCGACGCCCACGGTGACGGCGAACGTGGCCGTCTGGTCGACGTACGTGGCGCGCAGCAGGGTCCGGCAGCCGTGCTCGCCCAGCACCGGCGCCACCGGCGCGTCGACCACCGACCCGCACGCCGCCTCGGGCGCGATGCCGACCCTGCGCGCGTACTGCTGGGTCCGGCCGAGGCCGGTGTACGGAAGCTCCTCGGGGAAGACCATGCCCGCGGGCCAGGCCTGCCATCGGCGGGCCACGTCCTGCGCCACGTAGCGGGCGCGCTCGGCGTCGGTGAGCGGCCTCGACTGGGTCTCGCGGACGAGCCCCAACGCCCCCAGCAGCACGTTGAGCGCGGCCACGGCGAGGACGACACCCATGATCCTGAGGTAGGCCGACCGGAACCGGACGCCGCGCGCCAGCTCCGCCCGCTCGCGGGCCGCCAGCGCCGCGGCGGCGCGCCCCCGCGAGGCCGTCCAGGGCCGCGCCCGCGCGGCTCGGCGCGGCAGCCGGGCCTCCTGCGGGATCCGCGCCCTCCTGGGACCGGCCCCCCTGTGATTGGCCCTCCTGGGACTGTGGGGCTGCTCGGGCGGCATACTCCGATGCTACGTCGGCAGGCGTGACGGCCAAGGAGCCGGAGGCAGCGCGTCGTCCTCCCGCTCCCGCCGCCTCGCCCGCCGGGCGAGCACGAGCAGGACCGCGAGCCCCGCGCCCGAACCCGCGAACGCGGCGAGCGCGATGCCGCCGTAGAGCAGGATCGCGCCGGTGTCGCGCCGTACGACCACGATGGGCTCCTGGCCGCCCGCCGCCGTACGGAGGGGACGCGCGGGGTTCAGCACTCCGGCGCCGGACGCGACGGCGCGGTGCCGCGCGAGGGTGGCCGCGACGCTCAGCGCGCGGTACGCGTTGACCACCCCGAAGCCGGTGCCCGTGTTGTAGGGCCCCTTGCGTTCGGGCGACGAGGAAAGCGCCTGCGCGACGAGCGCGGGCGACATCCGGGGATGGCGCGACTTGATGAGCGCGGCGATCCCGGAGACGAGCGCGGTCGCCTGCGAGGTCCCCCGGCCGACCCAGTACTCGTCGCCCGGGCCCGCCCCGAGGACGTCCACGCCGGGGGCGGCCACCATGACCGAGGAGTTGCGGTTGGAGAACGAGGCCCGCCGCAGCGTGGAGGTGACCGCCGCCACCGAGATCACGCCGGGGATCGCCGCGGGGTAGGAGTACGGCGCGGTCTGCTTGCCCGCGCCGTCGTTGCCCGCCGCGGCGACCAGGACGACGCCCTTGGAGATCGCGTAGCGGATGGCCGCGCGCTCGTCCTTCGTCGGCATGTCCTTCGACAGCGACAGGTTGACGACCTCGGCGCCGTGGTCCACGGCGTACCTGATGCCCTTGGCGACCACGCCCTCGTAGCGCGCGTCGGAGTTGAACGTGCGGAACCCGGGCTCCTCGTCCTCCAGGATCACCCGTACGGACAGCACCCGGGCCTCCGGCGCCACTCCGATGATGCCGTCGGCCCCGTCCGGCCCGTGTCCGTGCCCGGCGATGAGCGAGGCCATGTACGTGCCGTGCAGCCGCACCGGCTCCACCCCCCGGGGGTTGGCGCCGGTCGTGAAGTCCCTGCCGGTGACGACCGAGCCGGCGAGGTCGCGGTGGTCGGGGTCCACCCCCGAGTCCAGGACCGCCACGGTGACGCCCGCGCCCCTCGTCAGCTGCCACGCGTCGTCGACGTCGAGGGTCCGCAGCACGTCCTGCTGGCTGAGCCGTACGTCGTCGGCCCGGGCCGCGCCGAGGAAGGCCCCGCCGGGCAGGGTGAGCGTCCCGGCCGCGAGCGCGGCCAGGACGCACCTCCCGATCTTCGTCCGGATCTTCGTACGAGCGCGCCGGGTCAGCACTGCCACTCCCGGGCCCTGCAGTCCGGGGGCACCGGCGCGGTCAGGATCGCGGCGACGTCCCCGGCCAGGTCGCCGGCGAACGAGAAGATCGTCGCCCGCTGCTGCCCGACCCCCCGGGCCGGCCGCCCGTCGACCTGGCCCGCCGTCGTGAGCACGAGGTAGGGCCCGGCCTGTCGTACGGTCGCGGCCTGCCGCCCGCCCGCGCTGAAGCGGTCGGTCACGGTGCCGGGGAACGGGAGGGCGCGCAGGCCCGGGACGGGCGCCCCCTCGCGGGGGAAGGCGGCGAGCGCGGTGCGCGCCCGGGCCGCGTCGGGGAAGGCCGCCACGCCGATCGTGACCACGACGCCCTGCAGGCCGTCGAGGTAGGTGGCCCGCAGGACCGCCCGGCATCCGGCCGCGCGCAGCGCCCTGACGGCGGCGGTGTCGACGGCCGACCGGCAGTCGGTGCGGGTGGAGACGCCCACCCGCCGCGCCAGCTCGCGGCCGCCCTGCTCGCTGTTGTACGCCAGGCTCGCGGGAAAGACGCGCCCCACCGGCCAGCGTTCCCAGCGCAGCGCCGTCTCGGCCGCCTGCGCCTCGCGCAACTCGGCCTGGCTGGGCCCCCGGGTGAGCTCGGCGACCGCCGCGCTCGCCGCGATGCCACCGGCGATCGCGCAGATCAAGGTGATCGCGGAGGCCACGGCGACGGCCGGCCAGGTGCGGGTCTCCCCCACTGCGCCTCCGTTCGCGTCTCGGCCTCCTCTCCTACGTGACCTTAACGCGACCAACCGCCCGCCATACCCCCAAACACGACGGAAAGTGCCTCACACCTCCCGGAGCGGCCCGAGCGGACGGCGACGGCCGCCGCCTCGGGGTGGAGGCGGCGGCCGTCGTGGCGGATCCCTGGGACAGCGATCAGTAGGTCGGCAGGCTGGGGTCGACCGTCTTGATCCAGCTCAGCACGCCGCCGCCCACGTGGACGGCGTCGGAGAAGCCGGCGTTCTTCAGCACCGCGAGGACCTCCGCCGAGCGGGCGCCCGACTTGCAGTGCAGCACGATCTTCCGGTTCTGCGGGAGACCCTCCAGGGCCGAGCCGTTGAGGAACTCGCCCTTGGGGATCAGTACGGCGCCGGGGATGCTGACGATCTCGTACTCGTTCGGCTCGCGGACATCGATGATCATGATGTCGTCGCCGCGGTCGCGCATCGCCTCGAGCTCGGCCGCGGTGATCGTGCTGCCCGCGGCGGCCTCCTGGGCCTCGTCGGAGATCGTGCCGCAGAACGCCTCGTAGTCGATCAGCTCGGTGATCGAGGGATTCTTCCCGCACAGCGGGCACTCGGGGTCCTTGCGGACCTTGACGTCGCGGTACTTCATCTCCAGCGCGTCGTAGATCATCAGGCGGCCGACGAGGGGCTCGCCGACGCCGGTGAGGACCTTGATGGCCTCGTTCACCTGGATGGAGCCGATCGACGCGCACAGCACGCCGAGCACGCCGCCCTCGGCGCAGCTCGGCACCATGCCCGGCGGCGGGGGCTCGGGGTAGAGGCAGCGGTAGCACGGCCCGTGCTCGGCCCAGAAGACGCTCGCCTGGCCGTCGAAGCGGTAGATGGACCCCCAGACGTACGGCTTGCCCAGCAGCACGGCCGCGTCGTTCACCATGTAGCGGGTGGCGAAGTTGTCCGTGCCGTCCACGATCAGGTCGTAGCCGGCGAAGACGTCCATCACGTTGTCGGTCGTCAGAGCGACGTTGTGGATGATGACGTTCACCAGCGGGTTGATCTCCCGCACGCTCGCGGCGGCCGACTCGGCCTTCAGCCGGCCCACGTCCGACTGGCCGTGGATCACCTGGCGCTGGAGGTTCGACTCGTCGACGACGTCGAAGTCGACGACGCCGAGGGTGCCCACCCCGGCCGCGGCCAGGTACAGCAGGGCGGGAGAGCCCAGGCCGCCCGCGCCCACACACAGCACCTTGGCGTTCTTCAGCCGCTTCTGACCCGCCATGCCCACATCGGGGATGATCAGGTGGCGCGAGTAGCGGCGCACCTCGTCGACCGTCAGCTCTGCTGCCGGCTCTACCAGCGGTGGCAACGACACAGTTCCACTCCTGCTTTGCGTGTCCGTCTTCGTGCCAATGGTCGCGCTCGGCTCCATGGGCCCATCACAAGCTCTTCTCACAACCTAACCGGGGTGGCCCCGCATTCCCCAATCACGCTGGTCGGCGGGGTGACATCCTCGTGTAGGCCAGCAGACGGCGCGCCTCACGCGCGACGAGCTCGGGATACTCCATCTGCGCCGCGTGCCCGGCGTGCGGGAGTGTGACCAGGCGCACGTCGCGGAAGGCCCGGCCCGACCGGTGCACCATGCGGGCATGGATCAGGCGGTCGCGCAGACCGTACACGACGAGGGTCGGCGCGGTCACCCGCCCGGCCTGCCGCCAGAGGTTGTCCTCGCCGAACCGGAAATACTCCCGCACGATCGCGCGGGTGCAGCCGACCATGGCCATCACCGTGTGCGGCAGCGCGTCGCGGCGGCGCAGCTCCTCGACCGCCTCGCGCAATCGGTCCGGATGCACCCGGCCCGTGTCGGCGTAGCACAGGCTCACCGTCGCCATCACGCGCCGCTCGGGCGGGAGCGCGCTCAGCCAGCGGACGACCAGCTCGCCGATGGACGGGGCGGCCGACAGGGCGATCCTGGCCGGGCCGTACCTCGGCCGCAGGTCGGGCAGCGCCGGTGAGACCAGTGTCAGCGACCTGACCAGGTCGGGCCGCGTGGCCGCGACCCGGACCGAGACCGCGCCGCCCATGGAGTGACCGAAGAGGTGGACCGGGCCGTCCCCGAGCGCCTCGGCGAGCCTGATCACCGCGGTCGCGCCGGCCGCGACGGAGTAGTCGCCGTCCGGCGGCTCCGGGGAGTGCCCTGCCCCGGGCAGGTCGGGCGCGACGCCCCGCACCTCGCCGGCGAGCTCGCCCATCAGGTCCGTCCAGTTCGTCGCCGAGCCCGCCAGCCCGTGGACGTAGACGGCGGTCTCCCGCGGCCCCTCCGGAGTCGCCCGGAGATGGAGGCGGCCGCCGCCCGCCACGTCGATGAACCGGCCGGGCCACACCGGAATCGGCTCGTCTCCCACGCGTCCTCCCCCGCTTCACCTCGCGTTTCCGACCATAACCCCGCCCGTACGACGCCTCGGCGGGTGCTCCCCCTACCCAGGCGGAACGGGATCGATCATCCGGTTCGTCCCGATCAGACGGGCGCGACATAAGCCCAATATCCACCTCATTCGGACATTTCGAAATGCGGATATGAATGACATTCCACACCAAACCGAGCGCTAGCGGTTCAACGGAGCCAATAAAGCGATAAGCGGAAGGCAAAAGCCGCCGATCGCCGTTTGTCGCTCGGACACCGAGGAAATCAAGACAATGCAGGGATGATCCGCCAAGGGTCATCAGTAAGGGCATTTTCCGAACGACTTGGAAAACGCCGGAGTGTCGGGGCAACAATCCTTCAAGGAGGACATGAAATGCCCAAGTTCAACAACCTGGTCGGGATCCTCGCGATCAGCGCCGCACTCACCGGTGGTGCCGTCACCCTGGGTGCCGCGGTCGCCGCCGGCAGCGCGAACGCGGCGACCGTCATGGGCGGCTACGTGGGCGGCGGTGGTTACCCGTACCCCTACGGCAACTTCAACTCGAACCGCAATTCTCAGCGGCAGAAGCACAAGGCGCTGAACGGCAACAACAACAAGAACAAGAACAAGACGAAGCAGTGGCAGCACGAGCGGCAGAACCAGGGCCAGCACCAGTTCCTGCTGCGTGACTTCACGCTCGTTCTCACGCCGTTCCAGAAGACGGACACCGACGCGCGGGCGCTTCCGTACAACTGGCAGTACGGAAACACGCAGTCGTACCCGTACACCCGCACGAACAGCTACAGCGACCAGTTCAACAACCCGCGTCAGGGCCAGGACTCCATTGCCCAGCCGAAGACGAACACGGCCACCGAGATCAACCCGCGCCTGAAGAAGAAGGACATCAACGCGGACATCGACGTGGATGTGGAGAAGGAGAAGAAGATCGAGAAGGAGAAGAAGGACTTCGACGGCGAGCCGGAGTTCGTGCCCTGACGGGATCCGCACGAGCGGCCTCGGTAGACGTCCCGGCCACGACGGGTGACGCACCAACCGACGGCCACCCGTACTCGTAACCGGCGGCCTCACCTGAGCCGGAACCCGCGAGCGACGGGAGACACGCGCGAGCGGCGGACACACCCGCCCGGCGGGACGGGCGGCGACCGGATGACCGTGAGACACGACACCGGCGCCACCCGCGTCCGCCGCTCCGCCCGCGGTCGAGTGAGCAGTTGAGAGAACAGTGAGAGAGCAGTGCACCGGAGGCGTGTTTCGAGGAGAGGACCGCCGGTGCCAGGCGAACGCATCGCGCCGCGTCACACACGACGGCGCCGAACCCACTACCACCCGCCCTGGTCCCCCACCGGACCGGGCCGGGGTCGCGATATTCAGAGGAGAAACACCCAAATGTCCGTGTTGAAGAACATCGCCGGAGCCCTCGCTCTCGGCACCGCGCTGAGCGGCGCGGCCATCGTGCTCGGTGGCGCCGCCGCCGGCACGGCCAGCGCAGCGACCGTCATGGGCGGCTACATCCCCGCCCCGCGCGCTCAGGCCCGCTACTACCCGCGCAGCTACAACAGCAACTGGAACGCCAACTCGCAGCGGCAGGGCCACAAGGCGGCCAACCACAACAAGAACAAGAACAAGAACAAGAACCACGAGTGGCAGCACGCCCGCCAGTCGGAGTTCCAGGACCAGTTCCTGATGCGTGACTTCACGCTCGTGCTCACGCCGTTCCAGAAGTCGTCGAACGGCTCCGCCGCGGTGCCGTGGAACGCCCAGTGGTCGCAGAACTCCACGATCCCGACGACGAACACCACCGACTGGAACCAGATGCACAACCGGCCCTGGCAGGACCAGTCCTCGCAGGCCGACCCTCGCACGAACACGGCTACCGAGATCAACCCGAAGGACAAGACCAAGGACGTCAACATTGATGTCGACGCCGACATCAAGAAGAAGGAAGAGGAGAAGAAGAAGGACGACTACGAGCGGCCGGGGTACGACGCCATTCCCTGATCCGCGGCGTCCTTCGCGTGACTGGGGTGACCGGTCGCGCTGAGCCTCGGGCCGCCGGCCCGGGTGCCGAAGGTATGTGCCCGTGCTCACCGGAGCGTGGAGTTCCGCGCCCATCGTGAGCACGGGCACTCTTCGTCGCCCCAACTTGACCACCCTTCTCCGCGCCGGCCCCGGGGGTTCGTCATCCAGGTCGCGGTTTCCTCAGCCGCCGCCTCCGGGTTTTCGCCCACCCCGCCCCCGCCGCAGGCTCCGCCCGCGGGCCGTCACCGCCGGTGCCGCCTCGCCCGTCGCGGCCCTCTCGAACCCCTCTCGAACCCCTCTCGAACCCCTCTGGAACACCGCCACCCGAGACCTTCCGCTCCCGTGGATCCCTGCCCGCCGGCCTTCCACTGACGATCCGCGGCGTCTCCGGCCTCCACCCGGCATCCCACATTCAAATCGGACATTATGGGACAAGTCGCCCTGTTTGCCTCCAATTCGTGCCATAGCCTGCTAATACCTGATCAAAAGCCATAGAGGCGCGTTTGTTGGACGATGCCGCCGGACATCAACGTATCGCAGGAACCCGGCTCCAAAAGGAGCCATAGAGATATTTCTCGATTCTGCACGGCGAGAAATATCGAAGGATGCGGGGGAAAATCCAATCCTTTCAAGGGGGACAGCAATGCCCAAGTTCAAGAAGGTTCTCGCCGGACTCGCACTCGGTACCGCGATCGCGGGGGGCGCGATAGCCATGAGCGCCACAGCCGCGAGCGCCGGCTGTGGAGACGGCCTCATGGGTCTCGGCGGCGGCATGCCCTGCTCCAATAACAACTTCGTTCCCTTCAATACCAACAACAACTGTGGCAACAACAACAACTGTAACAACAACAACTGGTGCAACAACAACCAGAACAACAACTTCTGGAACAACCAGAACTTCTCGAACCAGAGCGCCTTCTGCGACAACCTGGACAGCGATTCCAACTTCGCCATCGTCGGCCCCTGCGCCACGATCGCCTTCAGCGACAAGACCAACCGCCAGAGCAACTTCTTCAACAACAGCTGGTTCAACAACAACTGCTGGTGGAACAACAACCAGAACAACAACTGGTGCAACAACAACAACAACAATTTCAACTAAGAAGGCGGGGCCGGCAGCGGCCTGCGAGACGACCGCGCCGCTCGGAATCCTGCCAGGTGAAGGGATGACTGAAACGGCCGGCCACACGGTCCTCCACCACCTCGACAGGAGAACGGCGCCCTGAGGCGCAGCCACGTTCCCACAGCGCCGAAAGTTCCGTGAGCACTCCACGCTCAGGGAACGGCCGTTCGATCCAGCAGAAACAAGGGCTCCGGCGAGACTCTCGCCGGAGCCCTGACTTTTCCCTGTACGGCGGGCTCAGGCACGGAGTCCGAAGCGACAGATTCGCGGGCAGGTTCCGGACAGCACAGAGCCCTCCAGGACGCCTTTCCCTGCCGCGGCAGGATCGGCCGCAGCCATGCGGCAGCGGTGGGTCAGCGGTAGGCAGGCGAACAACGCCCGCAACGACGCAGGCGCTCGGGCCGTCGCCTCCGTTTCCGTCTCACGGCCGAGCTCCCACGCGTGAACACCCCTGCCAGAAATCGGGCAATCGCGACATTTCTCTTCCAATACCTCTAAGTCAGTCCATAAGACTCTAACTGGTGATCAAAAGGCTTAGCTGGCTGTTTGTCTGGCCACCATGCTGGAAATCATCACAGCACAGGAAGTTAGGGCTCAATTAAGAGCCCGAAGGGCATTTCTCTCACAATGCCCTAAACAAATTCAGGGATACTGAATCCTGTCAAGGGGGACACGCATGTCCAAGCTCCACAAGATCATCGCTGGTCTCGCGCTCGGCACCGCCGCCGTCGGCGGCGCACTGGCCCTGGGCGCCGGTGCCGCCGGTGCCGCGACCAGGACCGGCGACATCAACCGTCCCATCGTCCGGGATGGCCTCGCCAACGGCGTCGACGACAGCACGGGCGGCATCGCCCAGGGCAACAGGGGTATCGGCGAGCGCGGTGATCGGGAGAACGGCTTCCCTGTCTTCTTCAGCCCGAACAACAACAACAACTTCGACCGGAACGACCGCAACCAGAACTTCAACCAGAACAACAACAACAACTGGTGGAACAACCAGAGCTTCTGGAACCAGGGGGCGCTCTCCGACAAGCGGGACGACTTCTCCGGCTTCGGGATCGTCGCCAAGAACGTCGCACTCGGCTTCCAGGACAAGACGAACAGGGACAACACCTGGTTCAACAACAACTGGTGGAACAACAACAACTACTGGAACAACAACGACAACAACTGGTGGAACCACAACAACAACGACCGCGTGAACTGAGAGGGCAGGTCCAGCGGCTCCTGCGAGACGATCGCGCCGTTCTGAGAAGGTGACAGATCCGGAAGGCCTCTTCCCGAGTGGTCTGCGACACCGGCTCACGGACTGGCGCCGTTGAGTGCAGAGACACGTTCCTCGACCGGCCGGCCGCTCGCTCACCGAGCGACGGCAGCCTGAAGAGGACGGCCGTCAATCCTCCTACAGTGACAACCAAGGGCTCCGGCGGGAAGGTTCCGCCGGAGCCCTGCTCTTTCCCCTGACTACGGTCATCGCCGCCACACACTTCCCTCCGCGGCCTTTCCCCCGCCCACGATCGCCGCCGCTCCCAGAGCTCCCCTGCCGGCCCCGCCGATGGCAAACGCAGACAAGTCGGCACCCCGCTCGCAGGGCGTCAGGACGTGGCCGCACCAGGGGGGCAAATCGTACCTATCACTACATAAGAGGCATTATCCATCGAATCAAGCCTATACGCAGCTAATCATTAACTAAAAGCAGCAGACGCCAGTTTGTCGGGCCGCCCGACAGGAAATCACCCTAGCGTCGGAAGCAAGGCTCAATAAGAGCCATGGAGGAATTCCCGCCCACAGCATGCGGGCGGGAAATACCGATACGCGCAGGGCAATTCGAAATTGAATCCTGCCAGGGAGGAACCATAATGCCCAACCTCAAGAAGATCTTCGCAGGGCTCGCGCTCAGCACCGCGTTCGTCGGCGGGGCCGTCGCCATGGGCGCCACGGCCGCCAGCGCCGACGACAACCCCTTCTTCTTCAAGAAGGAGGACCGCCCCATCGTCAAGGACGGCGCGGCCAACGGCGTCGACGACAGCACGGGCGGCATCGCCCAGGACAACAAGAAGGGGGAGGACTTCCCGCGCACGTTCTTCCCGAACAACAACAACCGGGAGCGCAACGACCGCGACCACAACATCAACGACCGCAACCAGAACAACTGGTGGGACTCCAACAACTGGTGGGGCCAGAACCTCTACAAGGACGACAAGTCTCAGCACGACGCCTTCGGTCTCGTCGCCAAGGACGTCGCCCTCGGTTTCCAGGAGAAGGACGACAAGGCCTTCAACTGGCTCAACAACAACTGGTGGGCCGGCCAGAACTGGTGGGACCACAACA is a window of Microbispora sp. NBC_01189 DNA encoding:
- a CDS encoding S8 family serine peptidase, with product MLTRRARTKIRTKIGRCVLAALAAGTLTLPGGAFLGAARADDVRLSQQDVLRTLDVDDAWQLTRGAGVTVAVLDSGVDPDHRDLAGSVVTGRDFTTGANPRGVEPVRLHGTYMASLIAGHGHGPDGADGIIGVAPEARVLSVRVILEDEEPGFRTFNSDARYEGVVAKGIRYAVDHGAEVVNLSLSKDMPTKDERAAIRYAISKGVVLVAAAGNDGAGKQTAPYSYPAAIPGVISVAAVTSTLRRASFSNRNSSVMVAAPGVDVLGAGPGDEYWVGRGTSQATALVSGIAALIKSRHPRMSPALVAQALSSSPERKGPYNTGTGFGVVNAYRALSVAATLARHRAVASGAGVLNPARPLRTAAGGQEPIVVVRRDTGAILLYGGIALAAFAGSGAGLAVLLVLARRARRREREDDALPPAPWPSRLPT
- a CDS encoding MGMT family protein; translation: MSETGREPPPYAERVLDVVDRIPPGKVMSYGDVAEYLGEGGPRQVGRVMSLWGGAVPWWRVIRADGTPAAGLEAECLARWRAEGTPTRGARADMRTARWDGRG
- the moeZ gene encoding adenylyltransferase/sulfurtransferase MoeZ — its product is MSLPPLVEPAAELTVDEVRRYSRHLIIPDVGMAGQKRLKNAKVLCVGAGGLGSPALLYLAAAGVGTLGVVDFDVVDESNLQRQVIHGQSDVGRLKAESAAASVREINPLVNVIIHNVALTTDNVMDVFAGYDLIVDGTDNFATRYMVNDAAVLLGKPYVWGSIYRFDGQASVFWAEHGPCYRCLYPEPPPPGMVPSCAEGGVLGVLCASIGSIQVNEAIKVLTGVGEPLVGRLMIYDALEMKYRDVKVRKDPECPLCGKNPSITELIDYEAFCGTISDEAQEAAAGSTITAAELEAMRDRGDDIMIIDVREPNEYEIVSIPGAVLIPKGEFLNGSALEGLPQNRKIVLHCKSGARSAEVLAVLKNAGFSDAVHVGGGVLSWIKTVDPSLPTY
- a CDS encoding alpha/beta fold hydrolase — encoded protein: MGDEPIPVWPGRFIDVAGGGRLHLRATPEGPRETAVYVHGLAGSATNWTDLMGELAGEVRGVAPDLPGAGHSPEPPDGDYSVAAGATAVIRLAEALGDGPVHLFGHSMGGAVSVRVAATRPDLVRSLTLVSPALPDLRPRYGPARIALSAAPSIGELVVRWLSALPPERRVMATVSLCYADTGRVHPDRLREAVEELRRRDALPHTVMAMVGCTRAIVREYFRFGEDNLWRQAGRVTAPTLVVYGLRDRLIHARMVHRSGRAFRDVRLVTLPHAGHAAQMEYPELVAREARRLLAYTRMSPRRPA
- a CDS encoding S8 family serine peptidase, translated to MLRVVSLGAALAALLLGTGPAVSAAVLPEDTVPAVAPAATRAAVPGGGEERWALDVVNAAAAWKVTKGAGVVVALLGGGQPDSGLPELAGRVEHGPDMTGTVLGDETQRPGDDATALASVIAGSGSGGGLSGVAPEARVLSLPVVVNRPERDYVDPEERPEETRDSPLARGIRYAAAQGAKVICLPVPAYGVDRVERDAISFALTRGAVLVAAVGDAGQSEYARQNGTSFWAFPAGYPGVVGVGAVDRRGGKTSGSSDNLSVLVAAPGERVPVALPGGRRGTASGTGVASAIVAGTIALIKAKYPDLPPELVSRALTATSRPHPPAGYDDKVGFGVVDAAAALAKAGELVGYGQASAVQDDAHFGKGAVSRAPARPGPDPVRLWVYGIAIVLGIGGFCAGALALSRR